The sequence TTGGCGCATGATCCCCATCACGTGGGGTTTGGCATCCTGTATCTGCTGGACTTGGTTGTTGGCGTTGGTTTCGATCAGCACCAAAGCCCCATTCCCGTAGGCATCAATCCGTTTGTCATCCACCTGGAGATTGGCGGTGGTAGCGACCCAGAGTTCTCCCCGTTGGACAGCCAGGACATTCACGTCACTGGACATCATGGTGCTACCCAAAAAGCCGGTCTTTTGCCGCCGTTGAATCTCTGCTAGATACTTCACGATATTCGCCCTAAGATGCTGGTTCTGAGGAAAATTACATTAACTAAACTGTACCCTCTTCATGAGAACATCCCAGTGTATGATCAACAGGGAGGTCATGAAGCGGGATGCGGTGGCGTTTGCACTGCCAGTATAACAGGTTTGCTACCCTATTTTGAGATTGTCAGGATTGAGTGTACAATTAGTTTAGTCTAACCATTCCATATTGCAAAGGGAAGGTTCATGGCGACGGTTTTGTTGGTGGAAGACCAGCGGACACAGCGGGAACTGATGGCAGCAACCCTGAGCCAGGATGGGTTAAAGGTGATTACCGCCGCCGATGGGCGGGAAGCCCTCCAAAAGCTACAGGAAACCCGCCCGGATGTGGTTGTCCTGGATGTGGTGATGCCGAATATGAATGGCTATGAATTTCTGCGGGAAATCCGCAAACAGCCCGATTTAGCCAAACTGCCGGTGGTGGTGTGTAGTGTCAAGGGGGAGCAATTTGACAAGCACTGGGCGGAGCGGCTGGGTTCCAATGCCTATGTGGTAAAACCTTTTGAACCCCAGGTTTTGGTGGGAACGGTGCGGAGTTTACTGCGGGGGGTCAGCCGTTAATTTTAATCTCGCTTCGCCACGGGGGTTATTATCTAGGGCAATATCGGTGTAATATAATCAGTAATTCATATTGCGGTTCCCCATGAGTACGGTTTTAGTGGTTGAAGATAGCGCCCCCCAGCGGGAAATGATCATCGGTTTACTCCAGGAAAAGGGGCTGACGGTGTTGGCGGCAACCAACGGCAATGAGGCGCTGGAATGTGTGAAGCAGGCGGTGCCCCACTTGGTGATTACGGATGTGGTGATGCCCGTGATGAATGGTTATGAATTGATCCGGGAGTTACGCAAGCCCAATGCCAGTACGGTGAATGTGCCGATTTTGGTTTGCTCTTCCAAGGGGGAAGCCTTCGATGAACAATGGGCAAAACGGCAAGGGGCAACGGATTATATCGTCAAGCCCTTTGAACCTGAACAGTTGATTGAGAAGGTGACGGCACTGTTAAAACGCTAGATTACGCCAAGTATTTTTAGACTCCTCTTGGTTCTGCTTCAGAGCAGGATAGCCATACCAGATCATCTATGGGAAAAATTATGTGAAATTAATGTGAAAATAATAGGAAAATAGGGTTACATTGCTACGCCACCCAAGCTATTAGAACCAACACGGGGCGGTGCCCTGCGACCCTTAGTTTTTTTTAAGCATGAAAACTCATTATTCAGATGATTGTCAATGATTGTCAAAATGTCCTTAAATTTTTAAATTTTTGAGCGTTCTTGTCTGGCATTGTTCTTCCACCCAGGCGATTACCTTGTGTCCCAACTGGGTGCCGTTGAGCCGGTCAATTTCCCGAATGCCGGTGGGGCTGGTGACATTCACTTCCGTGAGATACCCGCCGATCACATCAATCCCGACAAAATACAATCCAGCACTTTGGAGTAGGGGCTTTAACCGGGCGGCAATTTCCCGATCCCGTTCGGTAATATCACAGGGAACCGCCTGCCCCCCCACCGCCATATTGCCCCGAAACTCGTGCCCCTTGGGTACCCGGTTTACCGCCCCAATCGGTTCCCCCGCCAGCAAAATCACCCGTTTGTCCCCCTGGACAACCTGCGGTAAATACATCTGCACCATCACCGGCAAATGCCCCTGGGTGCTGAGTTCGATCAGGGAATTGAGGTTGCGATCCGCCGGGTCAAGATACAAAATCCCTTCCCCCGCCTTGCCCCCCAAGGGCTTCAGCACCCCCGGTCCATAGCGGGTGATAAATTCCCGAATTTCCCCTACATCCCGGCTCACCAGGGTTGGGGGCAATAACTCAGGAACTTGCAGGGCGAACATTTTTTCATTGGCGGATCGGAGTGCCGCCGGTTGATTCACCACTAACGTTGGCGGGGGGACATAATCCAGTAAGTACGTTGCCCATAAATAGGCAGTATTCACCGGCGGGTCTTGGCGCATGAATACCCCCTGCATTTCCCCCAACGGTCGCCGGGTGGGTTCCCCCAACTGGTACCAGGGTTGGGGAATGTCGTAG comes from Synechococcus sp. C9 and encodes:
- a CDS encoding response regulator, with the translated sequence MATVLLVEDQRTQRELMAATLSQDGLKVITAADGREALQKLQETRPDVVVLDVVMPNMNGYEFLREIRKQPDLAKLPVVVCSVKGEQFDKHWAERLGSNAYVVKPFEPQVLVGTVRSLLRGVSR
- a CDS encoding response regulator, with amino-acid sequence MSTVLVVEDSAPQREMIIGLLQEKGLTVLAATNGNEALECVKQAVPHLVITDVVMPVMNGYELIRELRKPNASTVNVPILVCSSKGEAFDEQWAKRQGATDYIVKPFEPEQLIEKVTALLKR
- the gshB gene encoding glutathione synthase, with translation MNFAFIIDPIERLDPGHDSTVAMMEAAQERGHGVWVTRIDQLSVRSGQTWANLTPVQLQPVSLKQGRYDIPQPWYQLGEPTRRPLGEMQGVFMRQDPPVNTAYLWATYLLDYVPPPTLVVNQPAALRSANEKMFALQVPELLPPTLVSRDVGEIREFITRYGPGVLKPLGGKAGEGILYLDPADRNLNSLIELSTQGHLPVMVQMYLPQVVQGDKRVILLAGEPIGAVNRVPKGHEFRGNMAVGGQAVPCDITERDREIAARLKPLLQSAGLYFVGIDVIGGYLTEVNVTSPTGIREIDRLNGTQLGHKVIAWVEEQCQTRTLKNLKI